The bacterium region ATAGCCTTTTCTTCCTCGGTGAACATATTAACATAATGTTGAACTTCTGGCCTTGGTCCCACAAAACTTATATCACCTTTTAGCACATTTATTAATTGTGGTAACTCATCAAGTTTATATTTCCTGAGTCTTTTGCCAATTTTTGTAATCCTTGGGTCATCATCTGCGGTTGAAAGACCTCCAATTTTATCTGCATTAATTACCATTGTTCTGAACTTAAAAATTCTGAAAGGTATTCCACATCTCCCAACCCTCAGTCCCCGATAAAATACAGGACCTCTATCTTCCTTTTTTATTAAAAAGGATATTATTCCAAAGCACGGAAAAAGGAAAATTAAACCAATTAACGAAAAAACCATATCAAATAATCGTTTCACTAATTATTACCTCTTTAGTTTAGAATATCTCTTTTACCCTACCCACTATCCCCTTTTTCTATATTCAATCGCTACATTTTCAATGTGCTCCGCATACTCTGTATATATTTTATCTGCATCAAACAACTCATCAAAAACCCTTTTGGCATTCTCTGACATGTTTTTGTAAATTTCAGGATTGTTATACAGATTTATAATACAATTTACAAGGGCATCAACATTATTAGGGGGATAATAAAACCCAATCTGGTCTTTTTCGATAGTTTCTTTCAGCTCTCCTTGCCAGGCTGATATAATAGGCAAACCTGCTGAAAGATAGATAAAAGCTTTATTGGTAGGTAAATCTACATTTTTTGTAGCAGGACATATACCAACCATAACTCTTTGCAACCAAAATTCTATTTCATTCTGATTAAGCCATCCAGTTAGGGTTACATTTGGAAGGTTCACAGACATTTCTTTCACTCTACCAAAGAGTTCTCCATCGCCAGCGAGCATAAAATGAATCCTTTTATCTTCTTTAAACTTCTCTGCTGCCTTTATAAGTATAGAGGGATCATGATGACCCTCTGAGATTGTACCTACAAAGAAGACGATAAATTTATCATTCAAGAATTGAAGGAGAGGTAGAAATCTTTCACTGACTTCTGAAGTATCACTGGATATTAACCTTTTATAGCCAAGAGGATATATCTTGTCAAATGGACATCTATCCCTCTTTGCATACCTCAATCCCCACCCCAAAAATGTATCTGTAACTGCGATCAATCCATCAGCCATTTGCATAGTTGTTCTAATCATATGGAAGTCATATTGAAGCATCGCCTTAGCTAATCCTCTGAAGACTCTGGTGGTATGATTTAGAAGTATGTCAGGCCAGGGGTCTCTTATATCAACCAATAGGGGTATATCATATTTCTTAGCAAACATAACCACCTCATAAGCCAAATCGTGTGGTGGCATAGATGCAACGATAACATCTGGCATTGGCATTTTCGGAGCTAATTTTTTAAACTTCCATGCAACAATTCTATGGTCTATAAAACGGGATAAAGAGATATTCTTGCGGTAGCCTATTCCTTTCAACACAAAAATTTTGTATCTTTTACTTATGGGTATTTCGGTATCTTTTCTAACTATCCAATCTTTCTTAAAGTGGTCAAAGGCACTCGCCCACCATAGAACATCTTGCCCTCTCTCAATAAGTTTATCTGCCAAAAAAGAGGTTCTCATCTGGCAAACATCTTCTTCTATGGGTAAAACTTCACCTGTTTGAATTAACCAGATATTCATCCCTCACATTCCTTTTCATCTTTCAAGCTATGTTCGATTGCATATGAACAACCAATGAAAGCGAACAATGCAAGATTAGTGATGTCTTGAGAAGTTAAAGAATTTAAAAAAGTGAAGATAAAAATACTCATAAAGACTCCTGGTAAAAGTGAATATTTATATATCTTTTGCAAATAGATAAGGTTCTTAAAGGCAAAAAATAAAATAAGGGAAAGGGAGATGAATCCAATTAATCCTAATTCAGCCAAAGCCTCCAGAAGGATATTATGAGGATATTTAAATCTTTCTATCCCCTCTAATTTATATGAATAGACACTGAATCCACCAATCCCTACCCCTGATAGAGGATATTGAGAAAATAGCTTTAAAGCGACTTTAGCATTCTCCACTCTTTCTATTCGATTGTAGTGTTGTGGTGATGATATAGCTCCAAGACGACCTGTTAAAGCACTAAACTTCATAACAAAATGAAAATACCCTACTGTCCCACACTCTATGATAAAAATTATAAGTGGGATGATTAGTAGACGTTTATTCATTATTTTAAATTTATTCTTAAATTTTATGGAGGGAATTGCGATAATAATTGTTGTTATAAGTA contains the following coding sequences:
- a CDS encoding sugar transferase translates to MKRLFDMVFSLIGLIFLFPCFGIISFLIKKEDRGPVFYRGLRVGRCGIPFRIFKFRTMVINADKIGGLSTADDDPRITKIGKRLRKYKLDELPQLINVLKGDISFVGPRPEVQHYVNMFTEEEKAILSIRPGITDWACLWNSDEGAVLSGSPDPEKTYMEKIRPTKLKLQLKYVKEQSLWTDLKIIYLTIMTILTRKQVWNYEEEI
- a CDS encoding glycosyltransferase family 4 protein, producing MNIWLIQTGEVLPIEEDVCQMRTSFLADKLIERGQDVLWWASAFDHFKKDWIVRKDTEIPISKRYKIFVLKGIGYRKNISLSRFIDHRIVAWKFKKLAPKMPMPDVIVASMPPHDLAYEVVMFAKKYDIPLLVDIRDPWPDILLNHTTRVFRGLAKAMLQYDFHMIRTTMQMADGLIAVTDTFLGWGLRYAKRDRCPFDKIYPLGYKRLISSDTSEVSERFLPLLQFLNDKFIVFFVGTISEGHHDPSILIKAAEKFKEDKRIHFMLAGDGELFGRVKEMSVNLPNVTLTGWLNQNEIEFWLQRVMVGICPATKNVDLPTNKAFIYLSAGLPIISAWQGELKETIEKDQIGFYYPPNNVDALVNCIINLYNNPEIYKNMSENAKRVFDELFDADKIYTEYAEHIENVAIEYRKRG